In the Anastrepha obliqua isolate idAnaObli1 chromosome 1, idAnaObli1_1.0, whole genome shotgun sequence genome, one interval contains:
- the LOC129253240 gene encoding 52 kDa repressor of the inhibitor of the protein kinase-like — translation MWRQRIRNQNIENSLDALSIMNNETFKNVNKMLRILAVLPVTTATPERSFSTLRRIKDYLRNTMGQERLNGLASLNIHHRIDLTDEEILRKFFEKPRKFKSV, via the exons ATGTGGAGACAACGAATCCGCAATCAGAACATCGAAAATTCACTTGATGCATTATCA ATCATGAATAATGAAACTTTCAAAAACGTCaacaaaatgttgcgaattttgGCAGTGTTACCTGTGACAACAGCAACTCCAGAACGATCGTTTTCGACCTTAAGAAGGATAAAGGATTATCTGAGAAACACAATGGGACAGGAGCGTCTCAACGGTCTTGCATCTTTGAACATCCATCATCGCATTGATTTAACTGATGAGGAAATTCTCAGAAAGTTTTTTGAGAAGCctcgaaaatttaaaagtgtttaa